A genomic region of Enterococcus sp. 12C11_DIV0727 contains the following coding sequences:
- a CDS encoding ankyrin repeat domain-containing protein gives MTKMLFRKISVLFFTLIFFSACQPKTADTKQSVKESTSMTTEKSSTSQTNESETVSTSSTQQANQTFPAGTLIQAVTENDAAKVGTILQDKNYLIDEVNDKGETPLLIATHENFIDIAKQLIDAGADINVQDQISDSPYLYAGAQGKTEILAYMLDKQVPDQQKVNRFGGNALIPAAEKGHLENVKLLLKDGRAAIDHQNNYGYTALIEAVALTDGSEIYQQIVKVLLEGGADKTLKDNTGRTAEDYARSLGYKEMLNTLRSY, from the coding sequence ATGACTAAAATGCTATTCCGAAAGATATCAGTCCTGTTTTTTACTTTAATTTTTTTTTCGGCGTGCCAACCTAAAACAGCTGATACAAAACAATCGGTAAAGGAGAGTACAAGTATGACAACTGAAAAAAGTAGTACAAGTCAAACAAATGAATCAGAAACAGTTTCAACGAGTAGCACACAACAAGCCAATCAAACCTTTCCAGCTGGGACATTGATTCAAGCAGTGACAGAAAATGATGCTGCCAAAGTAGGAACAATACTTCAAGACAAAAACTACCTGATCGATGAAGTGAATGATAAAGGTGAAACACCACTACTGATTGCAACCCATGAAAATTTTATCGACATTGCTAAACAACTGATCGATGCAGGCGCCGATATCAATGTGCAAGATCAAATTTCAGATAGTCCATATCTTTATGCTGGAGCCCAAGGAAAAACAGAAATTTTAGCATACATGCTGGACAAACAAGTGCCAGATCAACAAAAAGTGAATCGCTTTGGTGGGAACGCTTTGATTCCAGCAGCTGAAAAAGGTCATCTTGAAAATGTGAAATTGCTTTTAAAAGATGGTCGAGCTGCTATTGATCATCAAAATAATTATGGATATACAGCGTTGATTGAAGCAGTTGCGTTAACAGACGGATCTGAAATCTATCAACAAATCGTCAAAGTTTTGTTAGAAGGTGGAGCCGATAAGACATTGAAAGATAACACTGGACGAACAGCTGAAGACTATGCTAGAAGTTTAGGCTATAAAGAAATGTTGAATACACTTCGTTCATATTAA
- a CDS encoding YitT family protein, which yields MKKFFESLPVHDYTTKLSVSIVYAILASVAMNFFYQPGNIYSSGITGLAQILTTLSTKVVGFKVPVSITLYALNIPLFFVAWRKIGKKFTVFTFLTVTLTSIFMQIVPQTVLSNDPIICAIFGGAVMGSGIGFALKNGLSSGGLDIFSITIRKKTGRSVGSISMYFNGLIIFVAGYLFGWQYMFYSALSIFVSGKVTDAVYTKQKKMQVMIITKNPDAVIDGIQQKMRRGITIIHEAEGAYRHDKQTLLLTVVTRYELPSLESAMKESDPSAFVSISDNVKILGRFYEEDL from the coding sequence ATGAAAAAATTCTTCGAAAGTTTACCTGTCCATGATTACACGACAAAACTTTCAGTATCGATCGTTTATGCGATCTTGGCATCCGTTGCGATGAACTTCTTTTATCAACCAGGTAATATTTATTCCAGTGGGATTACTGGATTAGCGCAGATTTTGACGACCTTATCAACAAAAGTCGTAGGTTTTAAAGTCCCTGTCTCGATTACCTTATATGCGCTGAACATTCCATTATTTTTTGTTGCTTGGCGTAAAATCGGGAAAAAATTTACAGTCTTTACTTTTTTGACCGTGACCTTAACATCGATTTTTATGCAAATCGTGCCTCAAACCGTTCTTTCTAATGATCCGATTATTTGTGCGATTTTTGGTGGAGCAGTGATGGGGTCTGGTATTGGTTTTGCATTGAAAAATGGCTTATCTTCAGGTGGTCTAGATATTTTTAGTATTACGATCCGTAAGAAAACGGGTCGCTCTGTGGGTTCGATTTCGATGTACTTTAACGGCTTGATCATTTTTGTTGCAGGATACTTGTTTGGTTGGCAATATATGTTTTACAGTGCTTTGTCGATTTTTGTAAGCGGAAAAGTGACAGATGCAGTTTATACCAAACAAAAGAAGATGCAAGTTATGATCATTACAAAGAATCCAGATGCCGTGATCGATGGGATTCAGCAGAAAATGAGACGTGGGATCACGATTATCCATGAAGCGGAAGGTGCATACCGTCATGATAAGCAGACATTACTTTTAACTGTTGTCACACGCTATGAATTACCATCTTTGGAATCGGCGATGAAAGAATCTGATCCATCTGCTTTTGTAAGTATTTCTGATAATGTAAAAATTCTTGGTCGCTTTTATGAAGAGGACCTTTAA
- a CDS encoding sugar-binding transcriptional regulator → MLNELKMIEAVAPDLLDVMQERFHILRNIYWMQPIGRRSLSDSMGITERVLRTETDFLKNLQLIETSKSGMTLTEKGLEVYQGLESVMNQLLGMHQVEKEISQYFGIKRCIVVAGNSDNQEKVLYEFGDILTDSLDLILPDGENIIAVMGGTTMAMTAEHMGSLETEKRHNLFVPARGGIGEAMTVQANSVSAVMASKTGGHHRALYVPEQLSLETYNSLLQEPTIQEVLNLIEQSNCVVHSIGRALHMAARRKMSDDEMVMLKQNNAVAESFGYFFDEEGEVVYKIPRIGLQLKDVQKIPNVVAIAGGKSKAKAIRAYMKNAPKQTWLITDEAAANEILKGVTL, encoded by the coding sequence ATGCTAAATGAATTGAAAATGATTGAAGCAGTTGCTCCAGATTTGCTCGATGTAATGCAGGAAAGATTTCATATTCTTCGTAATATTTACTGGATGCAGCCTATTGGACGCCGAAGTCTATCTGACAGTATGGGGATTACAGAACGAGTCTTGAGAACTGAGACAGATTTTTTAAAAAACCTACAACTGATAGAGACTTCAAAAAGCGGTATGACATTAACCGAAAAAGGCTTAGAAGTCTACCAAGGATTAGAATCAGTGATGAATCAATTGCTTGGCATGCATCAAGTCGAAAAAGAGATCAGTCAATACTTTGGTATCAAGCGCTGTATCGTAGTTGCTGGTAATAGTGATAATCAAGAGAAAGTACTTTATGAATTTGGCGATATTTTGACTGATTCATTAGATTTGATTTTACCTGATGGTGAGAACATTATTGCTGTAATGGGTGGTACGACGATGGCGATGACTGCAGAGCATATGGGATCGTTAGAGACAGAAAAACGACATAATCTATTTGTTCCAGCTCGTGGCGGGATCGGTGAAGCAATGACCGTTCAAGCGAACTCAGTAAGTGCTGTGATGGCAAGTAAGACTGGTGGACATCATAGAGCATTATATGTTCCAGAGCAATTAAGTCTTGAAACATATAACTCTTTATTACAGGAACCAACGATTCAAGAAGTACTGAATCTGATCGAACAAAGCAATTGTGTTGTTCATAGTATCGGTCGTGCGTTGCATATGGCGGCACGCCGTAAAATGTCAGATGATGAAATGGTCATGTTGAAGCAAAATAATGCTGTAGCAGAGTCTTTCGGATATTTCTTTGATGAAGAGGGCGAAGTGGTCTATAAGATCCCACGAATTGGACTTCAATTGAAAGATGTTCAAAAAATTCCCAATGTCGTTGCAATCGCAGGTGGTAAATCAAAAGCCAAAGCGATTCGGGCATATATGAAAAATGCACCAAAACAAACGTGGCTCATCACAGATGAAGCTGCTGCAAATGAGATTTTAAAAGGGGTAACCCTTTAA
- the gap gene encoding type I glyceraldehyde-3-phosphate dehydrogenase, whose amino-acid sequence MTVKVGINGFGRIGRLAFRRIQDVAGIEVVAINDLTDAKMLAHLLKYDTTQGRFNGTVEVHEGSFNVNGKEVKVLANRNPEELPWGELGVDIVLECTGFFTSKEKAELHLKAGAKRVVISAPGGNDVPTIVYNTNHDILTGKETVISGASCTTNCLAPMAKALQDNFGVVEGLMTTIHAYTGDQMTLDGPHPGGDFRRARAAAENIVPNTTGAAKAIGLVIPELNGKLDGAAQRVPVATGSLTELVTVLDKKVTVEEVNEVMAKAANESYGYNEDQIVSSDIVGMTFGSLFDATQTKVMTVGDQQLVKTVAWYDNEMSYTAQLVRTLEYFANL is encoded by the coding sequence ATGACAGTTAAAGTAGGTATTAATGGATTTGGACGTATCGGACGCTTAGCATTCCGTCGTATCCAAGATGTAGCAGGAATCGAAGTAGTAGCAATCAACGATTTAACAGATGCTAAAATGTTAGCTCACTTGTTAAAATATGACACAACTCAAGGGCGTTTCAACGGAACAGTTGAAGTTCACGAAGGTTCTTTCAACGTTAACGGTAAAGAAGTTAAAGTTTTAGCTAACCGTAACCCAGAAGAATTACCATGGGGCGAATTAGGCGTAGACATCGTTCTTGAATGTACTGGATTCTTCACTTCAAAAGAAAAAGCTGAATTACACTTAAAAGCTGGTGCTAAACGTGTTGTTATCTCTGCTCCAGGCGGAAATGACGTACCAACAATCGTTTACAACACTAACCACGATATCTTAACAGGTAAAGAAACAGTTATCTCAGGGGCTTCATGTACGACTAACTGTTTAGCTCCTATGGCTAAAGCTTTACAAGACAACTTTGGTGTTGTTGAAGGTCTTATGACTACAATCCACGCTTACACAGGTGACCAAATGACTCTTGATGGACCACACCCTGGTGGAGACTTCCGTCGTGCACGTGCTGCAGCAGAAAACATCGTACCTAACACTACTGGTGCTGCTAAAGCAATCGGTCTAGTTATCCCTGAATTAAACGGTAAATTAGATGGAGCTGCTCAACGTGTTCCTGTAGCAACTGGTTCATTAACTGAATTAGTAACAGTTCTTGACAAAAAAGTAACTGTTGAAGAAGTAAACGAAGTAATGGCAAAAGCTGCTAACGAATCTTACGGATACAACGAAGATCAAATCGTATCTTCTGACATCGTAGGTATGACTTTCGGTTCATTATTCGATGCTACTCAAACTAAAGTAATGACTGTTGGCGATCAACAATTAGTGAAAACTGTTGCTTGGTATGACAACGAAATGTCTTATACTGCACAATTAGTTCGTACTTTAGAGTACTTCGCTAACTTATAA
- a CDS encoding phosphoglycerate kinase encodes MAKKTIKDVDLKDKKVLVRVDFNVPLKDGVITNDNRIVAALPTIKYVIENGGKAILFSHLGRVKTEEDKAGKSLKPVAERLGELLGKPVTFVPETRGTELETAVNNMKDGDVLVFENTRFEDIDGKKESGNDAELGKYWASLGDVFVNDAFGTAHRAHASNVGIASTGIPTVAGFLMEKEIKFVGEAVTAPKRPFVAILGGAKVSDKIGVIENLISKADKILIGGGMTYTFYKAKGMNIGNSLVEEDKVALAKELIEKAGDKLVLPIDSITAAEFSNDVPTEEHTGDVPNGQMGLDIGPETIALFAQELAGAKTVVWNGPMGVFEMSNFAKGTIGVCEAIANLADATTIIGGGDSAAAAIQLGFADKFTHISTGGGASLELLEGKELPGLAAINDK; translated from the coding sequence ATGGCTAAAAAGACTATCAAAGATGTAGACTTAAAAGACAAAAAAGTTCTTGTACGTGTTGACTTTAACGTCCCTTTGAAAGATGGCGTGATCACAAACGATAACCGTATCGTTGCAGCACTTCCAACAATCAAATACGTAATCGAAAATGGCGGGAAAGCAATTTTATTCTCTCATTTAGGTCGTGTGAAAACAGAAGAAGATAAAGCGGGCAAATCATTAAAACCAGTAGCAGAACGTTTAGGCGAATTATTGGGCAAACCAGTAACATTCGTTCCTGAAACTCGCGGAACTGAATTAGAAACAGCTGTTAACAACATGAAAGACGGCGACGTTTTAGTGTTTGAAAACACACGTTTTGAAGATATCGACGGTAAAAAAGAGAGCGGCAATGATGCTGAATTAGGTAAATACTGGGCTTCTTTAGGCGATGTATTTGTCAATGATGCATTTGGTACGGCTCACCGTGCGCACGCTTCTAACGTAGGAATTGCGTCAACTGGTATTCCAACCGTTGCTGGGTTCTTAATGGAAAAAGAAATCAAATTCGTTGGTGAAGCAGTGACTGCACCTAAACGTCCATTTGTAGCTATCTTAGGTGGCGCAAAAGTTTCTGATAAAATCGGTGTGATCGAAAACTTGATCTCTAAAGCAGATAAAATTCTTATCGGCGGCGGAATGACTTATACATTCTACAAAGCTAAAGGCATGAATATCGGAAACTCTTTAGTAGAAGAAGATAAAGTAGCGTTAGCAAAAGAATTGATCGAAAAAGCTGGTGACAAATTAGTCTTACCAATTGATTCAATCACAGCAGCAGAATTCTCAAATGATGTACCAACAGAAGAACATACTGGTGATGTTCCAAATGGTCAAATGGGTCTTGACATTGGACCTGAAACAATTGCTTTATTTGCACAAGAATTAGCTGGTGCTAAAACAGTCGTTTGGAACGGACCAATGGGCGTATTCGAAATGAGTAACTTTGCTAAAGGGACAATCGGTGTTTGTGAAGCAATCGCTAACTTAGCAGACGCAACAACAATCATTGGCGGCGGCGATTCAGCTGCAGCAGCAATCCAATTAGGCTTTGCTGATAAATTCACTCACATTTCAACAGGTGGGGGCGCAAGCTTAGAATTACTAGAAGGTAAAGAATTACCAGGATTAGCGGCAATCAACGATAAGTAA
- the tpiA gene encoding triose-phosphate isomerase, translated as MRKPIIAGNWKMNKTLAEAQSFAEAVKNAVPSKDVVDSVIGSPALFLAPLAWNLKDSDVQLSAQNCYWENSGAFTGENSPAAIADLGIQYVIIGHSERREYFHETDEDINKKAKAIFANNMTPIFCCGESLETYEAGKTAEWIEGQITNGLVGLSNEQVSSMVIAYEPIWAIGTGKSADANIADEICGVVRSTVEKLYGKEVSEAVRIQYGGSVKPENIAEYMAKENVDGALVGGASLEADSFLALLDAVK; from the coding sequence ATGCGTAAACCAATCATTGCTGGTAACTGGAAAATGAACAAAACTTTAGCAGAAGCGCAAAGCTTTGCTGAAGCAGTAAAAAATGCTGTTCCATCAAAAGATGTTGTTGATTCAGTTATTGGATCTCCTGCATTATTTTTAGCACCTTTAGCTTGGAACCTTAAAGATTCTGACGTTCAATTATCTGCACAAAACTGCTACTGGGAAAACTCAGGCGCATTTACTGGTGAAAATTCACCAGCAGCTATTGCAGACTTAGGGATTCAATATGTAATCATCGGTCACTCTGAGCGTCGTGAGTATTTCCACGAAACAGACGAAGACATCAACAAAAAAGCCAAAGCGATTTTTGCAAACAACATGACACCAATCTTCTGTTGTGGTGAATCTTTAGAAACATACGAAGCAGGCAAAACTGCTGAATGGATCGAAGGTCAAATCACAAATGGTTTAGTTGGTTTATCTAATGAGCAAGTATCATCAATGGTCATTGCTTATGAACCAATCTGGGCAATCGGAACTGGTAAATCTGCTGATGCGAATATTGCGGATGAGATCTGTGGTGTTGTACGTTCAACAGTTGAAAAATTATACGGTAAAGAAGTATCAGAAGCTGTACGTATCCAATACGGCGGTTCTGTAAAACCTGAAAATATTGCTGAATATATGGCAAAAGAAAACGTTGATGGTGCTTTAGTTGGCGGAGCGAGTCTTGAAGCTGACTCATTCTTAGCTTTACTTGATGCTGTTAAATAA
- the eno gene encoding phosphopyruvate hydratase — MSIITDVYAREVLDSRGNPTIEVEVYTESGAFGRGMVPSGASTGEYEAVELRDGDKSRYLGKGVVKAVDNVNNIIAEAIIGYDVRDQMAIDKAMIELDGTPNKGKLGANAILGVSIAVARAAADYLEVPLYHYLGGFNTKVLPTPMMNIINGGSHADNSIDFQEFMIMPVGAPTFKEALRYGAEVFHALAGILKARGLATSVGDEGGFAPNLGSNEEGFEVIIEAIEKAGYVPGKDIVLAMDAASSEFYDKEKGVYVLADSGEGEKTTEEMIAFYEELCAKYPIISIEDGLDENDWDGFKKLTVALGDKVQLVGDDLFVTNTTKLAEGIEKGIANSILIKVNQIGTLTETFEAIEMAKEAGYTAVVSHRSGETEDSTISDIAVATNAGQIKTGSLSRTDRIAKYNQLLRIEDQLGEVAEYKGLKSFYNLKNK, encoded by the coding sequence ATGTCAATTATTACTGATGTTTACGCACGCGAAGTCTTAGACTCACGCGGTAACCCAACAATCGAAGTAGAAGTATACACTGAAAGCGGAGCTTTTGGTCGTGGAATGGTTCCATCAGGAGCTTCAACTGGTGAATACGAAGCAGTTGAATTACGTGATGGCGACAAATCTCGTTACTTAGGTAAAGGGGTTGTTAAAGCAGTTGACAACGTTAATAACATCATCGCTGAAGCAATCATTGGCTACGATGTACGTGACCAAATGGCTATCGACAAAGCAATGATCGAATTAGATGGAACTCCTAACAAAGGTAAATTAGGCGCAAACGCTATTCTTGGTGTTTCAATCGCTGTAGCTCGTGCTGCTGCTGATTATCTAGAAGTACCTTTATACCACTACTTAGGTGGATTCAATACAAAAGTATTGCCAACTCCAATGATGAACATCATCAATGGTGGATCTCATGCTGACAACAGTATCGACTTCCAAGAATTCATGATCATGCCTGTAGGCGCTCCTACATTCAAAGAAGCTTTACGCTATGGTGCTGAAGTATTCCACGCATTAGCTGGAATCTTAAAAGCGCGCGGTTTAGCTACTTCTGTAGGTGACGAAGGTGGATTCGCTCCTAACCTTGGTTCTAACGAAGAAGGTTTTGAAGTAATCATCGAAGCAATTGAAAAAGCTGGCTATGTACCTGGTAAAGATATCGTTCTTGCTATGGATGCTGCTTCTTCTGAATTCTACGACAAAGAAAAAGGCGTTTACGTTTTAGCTGATTCAGGTGAAGGCGAAAAAACAACTGAAGAAATGATCGCATTCTACGAAGAATTATGTGCGAAATACCCAATTATCTCAATTGAAGATGGATTAGATGAAAATGACTGGGATGGTTTCAAAAAATTAACTGTTGCTTTAGGCGACAAAGTTCAATTAGTTGGTGACGATTTATTCGTTACAAACACAACTAAATTAGCTGAAGGTATCGAAAAAGGTATCGCTAACTCAATCCTTATCAAAGTAAACCAAATCGGTACTTTAACTGAAACATTCGAAGCGATCGAAATGGCGAAAGAAGCTGGTTACACTGCAGTTGTATCTCACCGTTCAGGTGAAACAGAAGATTCAACAATCTCTGATATCGCTGTTGCAACAAATGCTGGTCAAATCAAAACTGGTTCTCTAAGCCGTACTGACCGTATTGCAAAATATAACCAATTATTACGTATCGAAGACCAATTAGGCGAAGTTGCTGAATACAAAGGTTTGAAATCTTTCTACAACTTAAAAAACAAATAA
- a CDS encoding HAD-IC family P-type ATPase — translation MNEKNIYQLDIKEVLEKCELSDLEKGLNKKQVEESLLKYGLNKLETKKTPKWKLLLRQFNNMIIYILMFSALLTLIMGHTSDAMIIALVVIVNALIGYYQEASASDALERIKEMLSSEATVYREGVRKDIPSEEVVVGDVVFLEAGDNVPADLRIVEADNLRIQESALTGEPDSVEKIEEALALTDVPLAERVNLAFASTSVTSGSGVGIVTAVGAKTEIGKISSEVNNTETRKTPLMKEIDGLGKGITYVIMAVAIALFVFSLILETYSLSVLSLAVVTMIVGSIPEGLPATTSVVLAMGVSDMAKNKNTIVKTLPAVETLGSVDVVATDKTGTLTKNEMTVKDIVFYQKHLQVSGDGYKPVGEILHNNTPVNLDKQLKLFLEAGFEANDTVLVEEENRWTINGEPTDGSFLTLFYKQFPYPEKTGYKEIDMLPFDSDYRYMAKLVENNNKERIIFIKGSPDKLFPMAQSMDSSFDEKYWFQQVSELSEEGKRVVAVGFKKVSSSVEEVSHGLLSQGVDLLGVAGIIDPPREEVIQALEEMNHAGVHVKMITGDHPLTAKAIGEKLRLAPEIHVVTGAELDHMSHEEFKHAALHNQVFARTTPKNKMDIVEALQESGKVTAMTGDGVNDAPALKRADIGVAMGMKGTDVAKDSADMILTDDNFGTMSVAIREGRRIYDNIKKSILFLLPTSFAEGLIIAFTILMQKEMPLQPTQLLWINMVSAITIQFAFIFEPAEEGIMNRKPRKTGNRLLNTHDICQMAYVSILMALISIVSYEWLLTQGVSQAVASTMMINIVVLSKIFYLFNIRTSQPVISKSFFSNPKAFLIILIMIILQLILTYVPFMQSVFYTEDMSMLAWGISILSGMIILMITEVDKFIRLKKSK, via the coding sequence ATGAATGAAAAAAATATATATCAACTGGATATTAAAGAAGTTTTAGAAAAATGTGAACTATCCGATTTAGAGAAGGGTTTAAATAAGAAGCAAGTTGAAGAAAGTTTACTTAAATATGGATTAAACAAATTAGAAACAAAAAAAACACCGAAATGGAAATTACTGCTTAGACAATTTAATAATATGATCATTTATATTTTAATGTTTTCAGCATTGCTGACATTAATAATGGGTCATACGTCAGATGCTATGATCATTGCATTAGTGGTTATTGTAAATGCACTGATAGGATATTATCAAGAAGCGAGTGCTTCTGATGCGTTAGAACGAATCAAAGAAATGCTATCCTCTGAAGCTACTGTTTACAGAGAAGGTGTCAGAAAAGATATCCCTTCTGAAGAAGTAGTTGTTGGCGATGTTGTATTCTTAGAAGCTGGCGATAATGTTCCAGCTGATTTAAGAATAGTTGAAGCGGATAATTTGAGAATTCAAGAATCTGCTTTGACTGGTGAACCTGATTCTGTTGAAAAGATTGAAGAGGCTTTAGCATTAACAGATGTACCGCTTGCTGAAAGAGTTAATTTAGCATTTGCTTCAACTTCTGTTACGTCAGGTAGTGGAGTAGGAATTGTAACGGCAGTTGGTGCAAAGACTGAAATAGGAAAAATTTCCTCAGAAGTGAATAATACGGAAACTAGAAAAACACCACTCATGAAAGAAATTGATGGACTTGGAAAAGGAATTACTTATGTTATCATGGCTGTAGCAATAGCTTTGTTTGTTTTCAGCTTAATTTTAGAGACGTATTCGTTATCAGTTCTATCTCTTGCAGTAGTAACAATGATTGTCGGTTCTATCCCAGAAGGATTACCTGCTACAACTTCTGTTGTTTTAGCAATGGGTGTAAGCGATATGGCAAAAAATAAGAATACCATAGTTAAAACTTTGCCAGCAGTAGAAACATTGGGTTCGGTGGATGTTGTTGCTACAGATAAAACAGGGACGTTAACTAAAAATGAAATGACTGTGAAAGACATCGTTTTTTACCAAAAACATCTTCAAGTTTCAGGAGATGGTTATAAACCTGTTGGGGAAATTCTTCACAACAATACACCAGTTAATTTAGATAAGCAACTTAAATTATTTCTAGAAGCTGGTTTTGAAGCGAATGATACGGTATTAGTAGAAGAAGAAAACCGCTGGACTATTAACGGGGAACCTACGGATGGTTCTTTCTTAACACTATTTTACAAACAATTTCCATATCCTGAGAAAACGGGCTATAAAGAAATTGATATGTTGCCTTTTGATTCGGATTATCGATATATGGCAAAGCTAGTCGAAAATAACAACAAAGAACGGATTATTTTTATAAAAGGTTCTCCAGATAAGTTGTTCCCAATGGCACAAAGTATGGATTCTTCATTCGATGAGAAGTATTGGTTTCAACAAGTATCAGAGCTTTCAGAGGAAGGAAAAAGAGTTGTGGCTGTCGGATTCAAAAAAGTTTCTTCAAGTGTTGAAGAAGTAAGTCACGGGTTGCTTAGCCAGGGTGTTGATTTACTTGGGGTTGCCGGAATTATTGATCCTCCACGTGAAGAAGTCATTCAGGCTTTAGAAGAAATGAATCATGCGGGTGTTCACGTCAAAATGATAACCGGTGACCACCCATTGACAGCCAAAGCTATAGGTGAAAAGCTGAGGCTGGCTCCTGAAATACATGTGGTCACTGGAGCGGAACTTGATCATATGTCCCATGAAGAATTTAAACATGCGGCATTGCATAATCAAGTATTTGCAAGAACGACACCAAAAAATAAAATGGACATTGTGGAAGCCTTACAAGAAAGTGGAAAAGTAACGGCAATGACAGGTGATGGTGTCAATGATGCTCCCGCTTTAAAGAGAGCTGACATTGGTGTAGCCATGGGGATGAAAGGAACAGATGTTGCAAAAGACTCTGCAGATATGATTTTAACAGATGATAATTTTGGAACAATGTCTGTAGCGATTAGAGAAGGTAGAAGAATTTATGACAATATAAAAAAAAGTATTTTGTTTCTTTTACCAACATCTTTTGCTGAAGGGTTGATCATTGCGTTTACAATTTTGATGCAAAAAGAGATGCCGTTACAACCAACCCAACTCCTATGGATAAATATGGTATCGGCTATTACGATTCAGTTTGCATTTATCTTTGAACCTGCTGAAGAGGGAATCATGAATAGGAAACCACGTAAAACAGGAAATCGATTATTAAATACTCATGATATCTGTCAAATGGCATATGTATCAATATTAATGGCTTTAATAAGTATTGTTTCATATGAATGGTTATTGACACAAGGTGTTAGTCAGGCAGTTGCTAGTACTATGATGATTAATATTGTAGTATTGAGTAAGATATTCTACTTATTCAATATTCGTACTAGTCAGCCAGTAATTTCAAAAAGCTTCTTTAGTAATCCAAAAGCCTTTTTAATAATCTTGATTATGATTATTCTCCAGTTGATTTTGACTTATGTGCCATTTATGCAATCAGTATTTTACACTGAAGATATGTCCATGTTAGCATGGGGGATTTCGATTTTATCAGGAATGATCATTTTGATGATAACCGAGGTAGATAAATTTATTCGATTAAAGAAAAGTAAATAA
- a CDS encoding PRD domain-containing protein → MNVVKTLNNNIVLVQDQMGSEKVLFGTGIGFKKKQGDSIDESLISKIFTPNAEEQTGHKIDNFQPEILSVAARIIESGEIILTQKFGTGLLFSLADHLTFSINHIQENDNPIKWEVPHLYYKEYQIGKKALEIVQNEMSVSLLPEEASFIALHFVNAQVDQPNMADTLQITEVIKKIVKSVQTIFDTILDKTTADYSRFITHIRYFIIRQKNSQESLKMDEQIRELIQERYMKSYACGLIIKEMLEKDYQWKISDDELVYLVIHIERITTK, encoded by the coding sequence ATGAACGTAGTAAAAACACTGAATAATAATATTGTTTTAGTTCAAGATCAAATGGGAAGTGAAAAAGTTTTATTTGGAACAGGAATAGGATTTAAAAAAAAACAAGGTGATTCAATCGATGAGAGTTTAATTAGCAAGATTTTTACTCCGAATGCGGAGGAACAAACAGGTCATAAAATTGACAATTTTCAACCGGAAATTTTAAGCGTTGCTGCCAGAATTATTGAATCAGGCGAAATAATTTTAACTCAAAAATTCGGTACAGGCTTACTATTTTCTTTAGCAGATCATCTGACATTTTCAATAAATCATATTCAGGAAAATGATAACCCTATCAAGTGGGAAGTTCCTCATTTATACTATAAGGAATATCAAATAGGTAAAAAAGCATTGGAAATTGTTCAAAATGAAATGAGCGTATCCTTACTACCAGAAGAAGCGTCTTTTATTGCTCTGCATTTTGTCAATGCACAAGTCGATCAGCCAAATATGGCCGATACGTTACAAATAACTGAGGTTATCAAAAAAATTGTTAAAAGTGTGCAGACAATCTTTGACACTATCCTGGATAAAACGACTGCCGATTATTCACGATTTATTACGCATATTCGTTATTTCATCATTCGACAAAAAAATAGTCAAGAATCTTTAAAAATGGATGAACAGATTAGAGAACTTATTCAAGAACGGTATATGAAAAGCTATGCTTGTGGACTGATTATTAAAGAAATGCTAGAAAAGGATTATCAATGGAAAATCTCAGACGATGAATTGGTTTACTTAGTGATTCATATTGAAAGAATTACAACAAAATAA